CCTGCGATATCATGAGGGCGACATCCCGTTTTTCCGTATTCTGAAACTCCGTGACTACTGCCGGGAAGGGTCTGGCCTGCGCGAAGACGTCGGACGGGGGCCAGATGAGGTTTGGAGGGAAATAGGTCGGGAGATAGATGCCCTTGAAGTTCAGTTTCTTCCTCACTTCTTCAATGCTCCCGTATCTTCGCATGGAATCTGCCTGAAGCGCTGTGGGCAGCCAATTCATGACCTTCAGCGATACGATGAGGAGCGCAACCATTACCCCAAAAGAAAGAAAACCGAGAAATTTCCTGCGCACGTCGCCCTCCTTCTTTGTCAAACAATAAAGTAGTTTATCGTGATTATCACAACCAGGGTAAGTGTCAATTGCAGCCAGGCCTTCCCCTCACGCTCCCCCGGACCCTCTTCGAGCCTCAGAATCCTGCTCTCTATATGAATATTATGGCTGAATTCCTCGAGTGATTCCCTCAGGCGGGTAATATCTTGAAACTGCACGAGTTGCAGAGCTTTACCTTTATAATAGAGCTTCTTCAGGGTTTCCGAAAGTGCGTGGGGGTTCTGCGTTAGAGCGACCGCCATATCGTCGCAGATTTTTTCTTCTTCCTGCACGATCCTCCTGAATTCGAGAAGGACCACGGGATTGAAGAACATGAGTATTCGGAGAAAAAAAACAACAACGAGAAAAGGCCGCTTGTTCCTCATAATATGCGCGAGTTCGTGGGCGATCGCCGCCTGCATCTCGTCAACCGTGAGCGCGCTGACGAGTTCCGTCGAGAGAAAGATCGCGGCGTTTTTGCCGGTGGTCGAAAACAGGATGAACTCCTCATCATCGATAACATAGACGCCGGGCCTTTCTCCGGACAGTCCGCGCAGCGCCTGACCGACGACGGAATGCTCGCCGGCCTCCTCCATGTCCGGGTCTGGTCCTTTCGATTCGAATGTATGCCTCACCACAGGGATAAGCTCCTGAAAGAGAAATATCGCGGTTGTAATAAGCAAAAGGCCGAAGAAGAGAAACCCCGCCGAAATCGTCCCCCACAATGTCGGGGTCAGCCATCCGTTGATATTAAAAATCGCCTCCGCGCGGAAAGAGAGGGAACCCCTGTCTGGGTTCAATACCTGATAAAGGGGGAAAGAGAAAACAGGAACCAAGACCACGATGAGACGAAACCTCTGTTTCACCAAGGGGTCTTTAATCCTCCATATCACAAAGGCCCGGTCCACGACGACGGCAGCGATGAAGGAATGGAAGACCGACTGAGCCAGATACATGCCTGGATAGGTATTAAGAAAGTTCGCAATATCCATGGGCATTGTCTGACCTTTTGAAAAGATACCGTGTCATCCGGTGAAGCCCATCATGAAACAACCTCCATCCCGAGCATTCTCCGGGGGTTGACTATCCCTGCCTCTCGTATCGCCTCAAGGGGTATCCCCTCTTCTTCGAGCACGTGAACCGCATCTGCGATGCCCCCGCCTCCGCCGATAAGGACTCCCTCCGCTCCGTGGAGAGGTTTCCCCGCGATCTTCGCCCCCTTGACGGAATCGGATACAAGGACGATCCTGTCCCATCTCTTTACCGAGAAGATGAGTTTCAACGTCTCACGATGAAGATGCACGCCGTCCGCAATCACTTCACTATAGGTGTCCCTGTCGAGCATCCCGAAGCCGGCAAGACCCGGTTCCCGGTGATGGAAGGGCCTCATCGCATTGAAGATGTGGGTGACCCCTGTTGCACCTGCGCTCTTGCCCTCCAAAGCCTCTCTGAGCGTTGCCTCGGAATGGCCCATATTCACCCTGATTCCCCGGGCAACAGATGCTTCGATGACCCGCAACGCCCCGGGGATTTCAGGCGCGATCGTCATTATCCTGACGACCTCCTCATGCCCGTCCAGCAACTTCTTCAGCGAATTGAGGGACGGCCTTATAAATGAGTCTTCCCGCAGCGCACCGCTCCGGAGGGGGTTGAGAAAAGGGCCTTCAAGGTGGACACCGAGTATACTCGCTGCGTGCTCATGAGGGGCTGTCGCCTTCTGCATTTCCATGGCCCTTCTGACAGCCTCAATCTGCTCCCTCATGTCGCTCATTGAGCCTGAATAGATTGTCGGAAGGACCGCTGAGGCGCCTGCCTTTGCATGAAGCTCGGCCATTTTCAGTATAGCCTCCGGGTCGGTAGTGCGCGTGTCGTATCTGCCGAATCCGTGAGTATGGAGATCGACAAAACCCTGAAGTTTCATAGCAGCCCTATTGTAGCACTGAAGGATTATTATTCACAGGGTCATTCACGCCCGCAACGTTAGCCCTGGCGGGAAGGGAAAGGGAATCTCTTGGGCCGGAAATGATCTCGGATGATCGAATCCGTTCTCTGACGATCTCCGGTTACTTATTTTCGGAAGGCAATTCCATGTGCCGAATTATCTTGCCCTCAACAAGGTAGATAACCATTTCGGAGATATTCGTTGCATGGTCGGCGATGCGCTCCAGGTATTGAGCGATAAAGCTTATCTTCATCGCCCTCGTAACGGTCGTCGGGTCCTGGACCATGAAAAAGGCGAGTTCCTGCAAGACGTCATGCTTCAGGGTATCCACTTCGTCGTCTCTCATGATCACGTCCATGGCGAGCCTCTTGTCTTTTCTCACAAAGGCATCGAGGGCATCTCTCGTCATTCCCTGCGCAATCTGACTCATCCTCGGAATGTCTATGTAGGGCTTGAGAAGCGGCTCTTCATTCAGCTCAAGCGCCCTCTCGGCGATATTGACCGCCATATCTCCCATCCTTTCGAGGTCGGTGGTAATCTTCATCGCCGTCGTTATGAACCGGAGATCACCCGCCTTCGGCTGCATCAACGCGATGAGGCGGATAGACTCCTCATCGATCTCGACGTCGAGGGTATTCACCTGATGATCTCTCTCTATGACGCGCCTGGCGAGCTCGTTATCTCTTTCAACAAGAGCATGAACAGCCTCTTTGACCGCACTCTCCACCATGCCCC
This genomic interval from Thermodesulfovibrionales bacterium contains the following:
- the phoU gene encoding phosphate signaling complex protein PhoU, with the protein product MIFEDELKRLKETILKMGGMVESAVKEAVHALVERDNELARRVIERDHQVNTLDVEIDEESIRLIALMQPKAGDLRFITTAMKITTDLERMGDMAVNIAERALELNEEPLLKPYIDIPRMSQIAQGMTRDALDAFVRKDKRLAMDVIMRDDEVDTLKHDVLQELAFFMVQDPTTVTRAMKISFIAQYLERIADHATNISEMVIYLVEGKIIRHMELPSENK
- a CDS encoding amidohydrolase family protein; amino-acid sequence: MKLQGFVDLHTHGFGRYDTRTTDPEAILKMAELHAKAGASAVLPTIYSGSMSDMREQIEAVRRAMEMQKATAPHEHAASILGVHLEGPFLNPLRSGALREDSFIRPSLNSLKKLLDGHEEVVRIMTIAPEIPGALRVIEASVARGIRVNMGHSEATLREALEGKSAGATGVTHIFNAMRPFHHREPGLAGFGMLDRDTYSEVIADGVHLHRETLKLIFSVKRWDRIVLVSDSVKGAKIAGKPLHGAEGVLIGGGGGIADAVHVLEEEGIPLEAIREAGIVNPRRMLGMEVVS
- a CDS encoding M56 family metallopeptidase; this encodes MDIANFLNTYPGMYLAQSVFHSFIAAVVVDRAFVIWRIKDPLVKQRFRLIVVLVPVFSFPLYQVLNPDRGSLSFRAEAIFNINGWLTPTLWGTISAGFLFFGLLLITTAIFLFQELIPVVRHTFESKGPDPDMEEAGEHSVVGQALRGLSGERPGVYVIDDEEFILFSTTGKNAAIFLSTELVSALTVDEMQAAIAHELAHIMRNKRPFLVVVFFLRILMFFNPVVLLEFRRIVQEEEKICDDMAVALTQNPHALSETLKKLYYKGKALQLVQFQDITRLRESLEEFSHNIHIESRILRLEEGPGEREGKAWLQLTLTLVVIITINYFIV